DNA sequence from the Oxyura jamaicensis isolate SHBP4307 breed ruddy duck chromosome 32, BPBGC_Ojam_1.0, whole genome shotgun sequence genome:
GGGGGGAATTTTGGGGGCTCTGGGGGATGTTCAAGGAGACTTGAGGGGACTTTTGGGGGAGTTGGGAGGTTTGGGGGACTTCAGGGGGGTCTTGGGGGACTTGGGGGAGATCGGGGGGGCTTTAGGGTGGGTCGTGGGGGTTTTGGGGCCTCTGGGAGAATTTTGGGAGCCTTGGGAGGGTTTGGGGAGCCTTAGGAGCGGGGTTTAGGGGGATTGGGGGATTTTAGGGGGATTGGGGGGAATTTTGGGGGGTCttggggggatttgggggagaTTGGGGGGCTTTAGGGTGGGTTGTGGGGCTTTAGGGGCCTTGGAGAGAATTTTGGGGAGCTTAGGGTGGGTTTAGGTGGGGGCTGGGGGATTTTAGGGGGTTTGGGGGGAATTTTGGGGGCTCTCGGGGGGGGGGCTTCAAGGAGATTTGGGGGGGGTTAGGGAGAGTTGGGAGGTTTGGGGGATCTTAGGTGGCTCTTGGGTGATTTTTGGGGGActtgggggttttggggggaaTTGGGGGATTTTAGGGGGGGCTTGGGGAGAATTTTGGGGGCCttgggggggatttgggggagaCTGGGGGGGCTTTAGGGTGGGTTGTGGGGTTTTAGTGGCCTTGGGGGATTTTAGGGCGTTTGGGGAAGCGTTGGGAAGATTTTGGGGCAGTTTTACGGGGTTTTGGGGGGTCTGGGGGTTTGTGCAGCCTCCTCTCACCCTCTTTTTggccccccccaaccccccccccccccgaattGTTGCGCAGGCTGAGGAGGAGCGCGCCAGCGCGGCCGGCAGCGAGAAGGAGgaggccgaggaggaggaggaggaagaggagtacgacgaggaggaggaggaggaagatgacgACCGGCCGGCCAAAAAACCCCGCCATGGGGGCTTCATCCTGGACGAGGCCGGTGAGCTGCCGGGGGGCGGGGCGCAGGGGggagccccgctgccccccccggccctgctcAGCGCCCCGATCCCCCCGCAGACGTCGACGACGAGTACGAGGANNNNNNNNNNNNNNNNNNNNNNNNNNNNNNNNNNNNNNNNNNNNNNNNNNNNNNNNNNNNNNNNNNNNNNNNNNNNNNNNNNNNNNNNNNNNNNNNNNNNccccccccccggggctttGGGGGCTCCCCCCCCCGGGCTTTGGGGGCACCCCCGGAGGCTTCGGGGGCTCCCCCCTGTGGCTTCGAGCCCCCCCCTCTTGCTTTGGGGCCGCCTCTGTCCCGCTCCCTGCCCTCGAGCCCGGAGGAAGAGGATGGCAACGGAGCCCCGCGGTGGCGTGGCCCTTTTGGGGCTAAACCACGCAGTTTTGGGCCGCGCTGCGCGGCCGCTCTGgctcttcccctgccctccAGGCGCGTTTTTCTCCCCAAACCCAGCACTCAGGGGCGGGAGGGACGGCGGGGCCCCGGctccctcacctcctcctccctccatccGTCCGTCCCCCCCCGTTTGTCCGCTCAGCACATCTCATCCGCACCCgcctggttttatttctttgccgtatttatttatttatgatttattatttttatttctacccttttttttttctggtttcccttccctcctgtgcCGCCgtcttaattttcttccttcccctttgttCCCCCCTCACCCCGTGGGTGGTTTTGCCGCTATTTTTTGCTCCATACTGTCTGCCCTCCACCGCCACCTCCTTGCTCCCGAGCAGAAGAGATCGAAGGTAAGCTCCAGTCGgccccagccccccacccccacccccccaccccccaaaccCCCGGCGTCACCCCCCCAGGGGCCAACCAAGCCCCCGCGGGCCGGATCCgaccctcctcttcctcgcaGCTTCCAACATCGACAACGTGGTGCTGGACGAGGACCGCTCGGGCGCCCGGCGGCTGCAGAACCTCTGGAGGTGACGCCgcctccatcccccccccccccctccctccagagcccccctcccggccccttTTTGCCCCCCGacgggctgcaggagctgcgcTGATGCCTTTTATTTCCCCGCAGGGATCAACGCGAGGAGGAGCTGGGCGAGTATTACATGAAGAAATACGCCAAGTCCTCGGTGGGAGAGACGTGAGTGGTGCGGCGCCGCGCCCCGTGCCCTCGGGGAGGCCTCGTGCTTTTAGAACttgccccccccctttttttttttctcagcgTTTACGGCGGCTCCGACGAGCTCTCGGATGACATcacgcagcagcagctgctgcctggagtCAAGTGAGTGTtgagcaaggggaaaaaaaaaaaccaaaacgCCGcttttatggggaaaaaaaggggcgGATTGGGTCTGGGGGGCGCTGAGCTGCCCAGCCGGGTGGGCTTTTACGGGCTGGGCCGGGCCAAGCCCCCCCGTAACGGTTCCTCTCTCTGCCCCTGTGCAGGGATCCCAACCTCTGGACCGTGAAGTGCAAGGtaggtgccggggggggggggccttgGGGCGTATCCCCCGACCCTAAAGCAACCCCCCCTTTCCAGATCGGCGAGGAGCGCGCCACGGCCATCGCCCTGATGCGGAAATTCATCGCCTACCAGTTCACCGACACGGTgaggctgcgggggggggggggggggggggggccggtgggtgggggggggggggcgccccccccccccccccccctccttcacGTGCCCCTCGTCCCGCAGCCCCTGCAGATCAAGTCGGTGGTGGCCCCCGAGCACGTCAAGGGCTACATCTACGTGGAGGCGTACAAGCAGACGCACGTGAAGCAGGCGATCGAGGGCGTGGGCAACCTGCGCATGGGCTACTGGAACCAGCAGATGGTCCCCATCAAGGAGATGACGGACGTGCTGAAGGTGGTGAAGGAGGTCACCAACCTCAAGCCCAAGTCCTGGGTACGCCTCAAGAGGGGGATCTACAAGGACGACATCGCCCAGGTGAGgcgggaggggacggggaggggggtggtaggggggtggggaggggggcagtTAGCGCCGCCCCGGCTCACCGCCTCCGCCTCCCCCGCGGGCAGGTGGATTACGTGGAGCCCAGCCAGAACCAGATCTCCCTCAAGATGATCCCCCGCATCGACTTCGACCGCATCAAAGCCCGCATGAGCCTGGTAGGTGGGTGGGGGGTTGCGGGGCTGCCGCTGCGCGGGGGCCGCTGGCTCAGCCCGCtgccttccccccctcccccccccggcggAAGGACTGGTTCGCCAAGCGCAAGAAGTTCAAGCGCCCCCCCCAGCGGCTTTTCGATGCGGAGAAGATCCGGTAGGTGGCAGCCCCTGCGCCGGACACCATCAGGCGCGGCCCAAAAaagcccccaccccaccccccctccaGCGAGCTGCCCTCCCTGAGGGGCTGGTTTGGGTTTTTGCCCCCCCTCCCGTCTCGGCTCAGCTCCCTGGGAGGCGACGTGGCGTCGGATGGAGATTTCCTCATCTTCGAAGGCAACCGCTACAGCCGCAAGGGTTTTCTCTTCAAGAGCTTCGCCATGTCGGCCGTGGTGAGCGCGGGGCCTGGCTTTAAATCCAGACCCAAACCCGGCGCTTTTCTCCCCGGACTGCTTCCCTTCCCGCGGCGTGACGCAACCCCCGGGGGTCCGGGTGGgaaagggggtggggagggaggccGGTGGCTCCCCCCCCGTTCCTCGGCGGGGATGCCGTCGGTGTGGCGTGGGCGCTGCTCGGGGAAGCAGGGGCGATTGGGGAAGGACGGGGACGGTTTTGGCCACGGGCTTTGATCGTGGCAGATCACGGAAGGCGTGAAGCCCACCCTGTCGGAGCTGGAGAAGTTCGAGGACCAGCCCGAGGGCATCGACTTGGAGGTGGTGACGGAGAGCACAGGTAGGCGGGGGTTTCAGCGcgcccccacctcctcccccctcaCCTCACCCCGCAGCGCCTCGGCCCCTCACCGTCCCTGCCGCTGCCCCCAGGGAAGGAGCGCGAGCACAACTTCCAGCCCGGCGACAACGTGGAGGTGTGCGAGGGCGAGCTGATCAACCTGCAGGGCAAGATCCTCAGCGTCGATGGCAACAAGATCACCATCATGCCCAAACACGAGGACCTGAAGGTAGCAGagagccctgggagcagctccGGATGCCTCACGGGGGGGGCGCCGTGGCCACGCCAGGCCCCCCTCCCCGGTGCCCgtctcctttcccctccccccaggACATGCTGGAGTTCCCGGCTCAGGAGCTGCGCAAGTATTTCAAGATGGGCGACCACGTGAAAGTGATCGCGGGGCGTTTTGAGGGTGACACGGGCCTCATCGTTCGGGTGGAGGAGAACTTTGTCATCCTCTTTTCGGACCTCACCATGCACGAGGTGAGCGCAGGGGTGAAACCCCCGGCCCGGCTCTgcgtggggaggaggggaaggggccgCCACGGCTGCGTCTCACCCCCTTTTTCCTGCCCCAGCTCAAGGTTCTGCCGCGggacctgcagctctgctcggaGACCGCCTCGGGCGTGGACGTCGGGGGGCAGCACGAGTGGGGCGAGCTGGTGCAGCTGGACCCCCAGACCGTGGGCGTCATCGTCCGCCTGGAGCGCGAGACCTTCCAGGTGAGCCCTGGCTGCCGTGACGCTGGAAGGAgcggcatttttttttcctttttcctgtgttttcccGTGTTTTCGGGCGTCCtgctggggaagagaaaaagaggggaCTTGCGCGCGCAGCCCTGTGCCGGAGATGCCTTCCCAGCTTCTGTTGTTCATCCCCGGGGTCGCGGAATCTGAGGGGGGGGCTGTTCTGGGCAggccccctcccagctccttgccccCCCCCTGTGGGCTGCAGGTGCTGAACATGTACGGGAAGGTGGTGACGGTGCGGCACCAGGCCGTCACCAGGAAGAAGGACAACCGCTTCGCCGTCGCCCTCGACTCGGAGCAGAACAACATCCACGTCAAGGACATCGTCAAAGTCATCGACGGGCCCCACTCGGTACGAGCTGCGGCGTGCGACCAGCCCGTCTGCCTCGGGCCTCTTGGGTTTGCCGGGGGCCTTTCTGGCTTCTTCTGGCACCGAGGGGCCTTCCTGACAGCTCCCTGGGTTCTTCTGGTGCTGGGCGAGGGTCCTGTTCCCCCTCTGGGTCTcatcccccccccttttcccgGCACAGGGCCGCGAGGGGGAGATCCGGCACCTCTTCCGCGGCTTTGCCTTCCTTCACTGCAAGAAGCTGGTGGAGAATGGCGGCATGTTTGTCTGCAAGACCCGACACCTCGTCCTGGCCGGTGGTTCCAAGGTGGGGGAGAGCTCTGGGGACGCCCCCGGGGACCACCGGCAGCTGCCGGAGGGGGCAGCGGCCCCACGGCTTCGCTGCTgccccctcctccagcaccctttttttttctcccttttgcaGCCGCGGGACGTCACCAACTTCACCGTGGCTGGCTTTACTCCCATGAGCCCCCGTATCACCAGCCCAATGCACCCCAGCGGGGCTGGTGAGTGCTGGGGGGGTGCCCCCGAGGACAGGAGAACGCCCCCGAGGACGCTCAGCCCATCCTGAGCCCcccccttccacctcctccctccttgCAGGCCAGCGCGGTGGCTTTGGTGGCGGCGGCATGAGCCGTGGGCGCGGGCGGCGGGATAACGACCTCATCGGGCAGACGGTGCGCATCTCCCAAGGACCTTACAAAGGTGGGTGCcttcctgggggggggggcgtgctGGGTTTCCGGATCCCGTCCCAGCACGGGTTGGGGCTGTGGGGGTCACCTGCGTCCCCCTGCCCAGCCGCTCTCGGGGCCCCACAGGCTACATCGGGGTGGTGAAGGACGCAACGGAGTCGACGGCCCGCGTGGAGCTGCACTCCACCTGCCAGACCATCTCGGTGGACCGCCAGCGCCTGACCACCGTGTGAGTGCCTCCTGGGGACGGGGGGACGTGCCGCGCCTCCCCCGGGGCTTTTGGGGACTCCATGTCCCCATCTCCTGACGCTGTGTCCCCGCAGGGGCTCGCGGCGCCCCGGTGGGATGACATCGACCTATGGGCGCACCCCGATGTACGGCTCCCAGACCCCGATGTACGGCTCGGGCTCCCGCACCCCCATGTACGGCTCCCAGACCCCCCTGCATGACGGTGAGTGGcggtggggggagagggggagggcCCCGGGGTCGATGGGGGACACGGGACAGGGGTTAGGTGGGTTCCGGGGGCACGGAAGGGACCCCAGCGTGATCTttcagagggaaggagggggggaaagTGGGCACTGGGGACAAGGAGGGCCGAGGTGGATGGGGC
Encoded proteins:
- the SUPT5H gene encoding transcription elongation factor SPT5; translated protein: AFGEALGRFWGSFTGFWGVWGFVQPPLTLFLAPPNPPPPRIVAQAEEERASAAGSEKEEAEEEEEEEEYDEEEEEEDDDRPAKKPRHGGFILDEADVDDEYEVSSFPFVPPSPRGWFCRYFLLHTVCPPPPPPCSRAEEIEASNIDNVVLDEDRSGARRLQNLWRDQREEELGEYYMKKYAKSSVGETVYGGSDELSDDITQQQLLPGVKDPNLWTVKCKIGEERATAIALMRKFIAYQFTDTPLQIKSVVAPEHVKGYIYVEAYKQTHVKQAIEGVGNLRMGYWNQQMVPIKEMTDVLKVVKEVTNLKPKSWVRLKRGIYKDDIAQVDYVEPSQNQISLKMIPRIDFDRIKARMSLKDWFAKRKKFKRPPQRLFDAEKIRSLGGDVASDGDFLIFEGNRYSRKGFLFKSFAMSAVITEGVKPTLSELEKFEDQPEGIDLEVVTESTGKEREHNFQPGDNVEVCEGELINLQGKILSVDGNKITIMPKHEDLKDMLEFPAQELRKYFKMGDHVKVIAGRFEGDTGLIVRVEENFVILFSDLTMHELKVLPRDLQLCSETASGVDVGGQHEWGELVQLDPQTVGVIVRLERETFQVLNMYGKVVTVRHQAVTRKKDNRFAVALDSEQNNIHVKDIVKVIDGPHSGREGEIRHLFRGFAFLHCKKLVENGGMFVCKTRHLVLAGGSKPRDVTNFTVAGFTPMSPRITSPMHPSGAGQRGGFGGGGMSRGRGRRDNDLIGQTVRISQGPYKGYIGVVKDATESTARVELHSTCQTISVDRQRLTTVGSRRPGGMTSTYGRTPMYGSQTPMYGSGSRTPMYGSQTPLHDGSRTPHYGSQTPLHDGSRTPAQSGAWDPNNPNTPSRADEDFEYGFDDEPTPSPQGYGGTPNPQTPGYPDPSSPQVTQPYNPQTPGTPAMYNTDQFSPYAVPSPQGSYQPSPSPQSYHQVAPSPVGYQNTHSPASYHPTPSPMAYQASPSPSPVGYSPMTPGAPSPGGYNPHTPGSGIEQSSSDWVTTDIQVKVRDTYLDSQAVGQTGVIRSVTGGMCSVYLKDSEKVVSISSEHLEPVTPTKSNKVKVILGEDREATGILLSIDGEDGIVRMDLDEQLKILNLRFLGKLLEA